One stretch of Prunus persica cultivar Lovell chromosome G1, Prunus_persica_NCBIv2, whole genome shotgun sequence DNA includes these proteins:
- the LOC18791451 gene encoding protein MRG2 translates to MRGSKTVVSDTDSSATQSDSSATKTDSDMIDGEDEEVSAPSPDSCPFSEGEKVLAFHETQIYEAKVTKVDFKMNEWRFYVHYLGWSKNWDEWVHLDRLMKNTDENVRKQEQLNANQRTHKNAKLTRTSQTKQKVSRGKKRKNDSVIKDKDAIPMEDLVLQIPLTLKKQLVDDCEFITHLGKLVKLPRTPNVDDIMKKYLDYRSKDSLKKTHSVEEILKGLCCYFDKALPVMLLYKNERQQYEKAIAHDASPSSVYGAEHLLRLFVKLPELLLNANIEEETLKDLQQKLVDFLKFLQKNQNAFFLSTYHVPDDVEASTNKPDV, encoded by the exons atgagAGGCTCCAAGACTGTCGTTAGCGATACTGACTCGTCCGCCACCCAGTCTGACAGCTCCGCCACCAAGACCGATTCCGACATGATCGACGGTGAAGACGAAGAAGTTTCCGCTCCTTCCCCCGATTCATGCCCCTTCTCCGAAGGCGAGAAGGTGCTCGCTTTTCATGAGACCCAAATTTACGAAGCCAAG GTGACCAAAGTCGATTTCAAGATGAACGAATGGAGATTTTATGTTCATTACCTT GGATGGAGCAAAAA TTGGGATGAGTGGGTACACTTGGATCGTCTGATGAAAAACACTGATGAGAATGTGAGGAAACAAGAGCAGCTCAATGCGAACCAGAGAACACACAAGAATGCAAAGCTAACACGCACGTCACAAACTAAACAAAAAG TATCAAGAGGAAAAAAGCGAAAGAATGACTCTGTCATTAAG GACAAAGATGCCATACCCATGGAAGATCTTGTGCTTCAAATTCCGCTCACACTAAAGAAACAACTAGTTGATGATTGTGAATTCATTACTCATCTGGGCAAG CTTGTTAAACTTCCACGAACTCCTAACGTGGATGACATAATGAAGAAGTATCTAGATTACAGATCAAAGGACAGTTT GAAGAAAACTCACTCAGTTGAAGAAATCCTGAAAGGACTGTGTTGTTACTTTGACAAAGCACTACCAGTAATGCTTCTATACAAAAATGAACGTCAGCAGTATGAGAAAGCAATTGCACATGATGCCTCTCCTTCATCTGTATATGGTGCTGAGCATCTGTTACGTCTATTCG TTAAGCTCCCTGAGTTATTGTTGAATGCTAACATTGAAGAGGAGACACTGAAAGATTTGCAGCAAAAATTGGTCGACTTTCTCAA GTTCCTACAGAAGAATCAGAATGCATTTTTCCTCTCTACCTATCATGTACCAGATGATGTTGAAGCGAGCACCAACAAACCAGATGTTTAA